A window of the Xenopus laevis strain J_2021 chromosome 9_10L, Xenopus_laevis_v10.1, whole genome shotgun sequence genome harbors these coding sequences:
- the mvp.L gene encoding major vault protein isoform X2: MSEESIIRIPPYCYIHVLDQNSNISRVETGPKTYIRQDNERVLHHPQRMVMVPPRHYCVIQNPVQRDSEEKVLFDDVGQAKLSHGDKEIRLTQDPFPLYPGEELQLGITPLTVVLANTALHLKALLDLEDESGKYVAGDEWLFEGPGTYIPRKEVEVVQTIQATVIRHNQAIRLRARKECKDREERDRVTGEEWLVKKVGAYLPGVFEEVVDIVDAFVLTDKRALHIRATKTFRGDKGNLRRTGEEWLVTMEDTEAYIPNVYEEVVGVVDITTLNSRQYCVILDPVGEDGKPQLGQKRVVKGEKSFFLQPGESLEYGIQDVYILSEEEGLVLRALQVLEDKDEASGPRKKRRKEKEVPEGTEVERKPGDRWMIRGPIEYVPPVEVEVVVRREAIPLDENEGIYVRDIKTGKVRAVVGQSYMLTQDEELWEKELPANVETLLASGKDPLADRSERQGQAQEVQPRDKTRAVTYRVPHNAAVQVYDYREKKSRVVFGPELVVLGPDEQFTVLSLSGSTPKRANVIKAICLLLGPDFCTDIINIETADHARLQIKLSYNWHFDIKDRKDPAEASKLFTVPDFVGDACKAIASRIRGAVASVQFDDFHKNSNRIICSAVFGFDEAMKIRNSFRFPQNNLIITSVDIQTVEPVDQRTRDALQKSVQLAIEITTNSQEATARHEAERLEQEAKGRLERQRITDQAEAEKARKELLELEALSTIVESTGAAKAEAESKAEAARIEGEGAVLQAKLRAEALAIETDAELQRLRQARSEELRYLQDKNKLEVQKTQELAEIEIKKFREMVESIGSGTLRDIALAGPELQVKMLRGLGIQSTLITDGSTPINLFSTAHGLLGLTSKPAQEKESD, from the exons ATGAGTGAGGAATCCATTATCCGCATCCCTCCATACTGCTACATCCATGTCTTGGATCAGAACAGTAACATCTCCCGGGTGGAGACTGGGCCCAAGACCTACATCCGACAGGACAATGAGAG GGTCCTGCATCACCCCCAGCGCATGGTCATGGTGCCCCCTCGCCATTACTGTGTGATCCAGAATCCTGTGCAGAGGGACTCGGAGGAGAAAGTTCTGTTTGATGACGTAGGACAGGCCAAGCTCAGCCATGGAGACAAGGAGATCCGACTGACCCAGGACCCATTTCCCCTGTACCCTGGGGAGGAGCTGCAGCTG GGCATCACCCCCCTCACTGTGGTTCTTGCCAACACTGCCTTGCATCTAAAAGCGCTGCTGGACTTAGAAGATGAAAGTGGCAAATATGTGGCCGGGGACGAGTGGCTTTTTGAGGGACCAG GAACCTACATCCCCCGGAAGGAGGTTGAGGTGGTACAGACCATCCAGGCCACTGTCATCCGCCATAACCAAGCCATCCGCCTGCGAGCCCGTAAAGAGTGCAAGGACCGCGAGGAGCGGGACAGAGTCACAG GTGAGGAGTGGCTGGTTAAGAAGGTGGGTGCCTATCTCCCTGGAGTATTTGAGGAGGTGGTGGACATTGTTGATGCCTTTGTACTAACAGACAAG AGAGCTCTGCACATCCGAGCAACCAAAACCTTCCGCGGCGACAAGGGGAACCTCCGCCGAACAGGAGAGGAATGGCTGGTGACCATGGAAGACACGGAGGCCTATATCCCCAATGTGTACGAGGAGGTGGTGGGAGTCGTGGACATAACCACCCTGAACAGCAGGCAGTACTGCGTCATTCTGGATCCAGTGGGAGAAGATGGGAAACCTCAGCTGGGGCAGAAAAGGGTTGTCAAG GGCGAGAAGTCCTTCTTCCTTCAGCCTGGGGAGAGCTTGGAGTATGGGATCCAAGACGTCTATATCTTGTCGGAGGAGGAAGGCTTGGTTCTGAGGGCTCTGCAGGTGTTGGAAGACAAGGATGAG GCTTCTGGGCCCCGGAAGAAGCGGAGGAAAGAGAAGGAAGTGCCA GAGGGCACCGAGGTGGAGCGCAAGCCTGGAGACCGCTGGATGATCCGTGGCCCCATTGAGTACGTCCCCCCTGTGGAAGTAGAGGTGGTGGTGAGAAGGGAGGCCATTCCCCTGGATGAGAACGAAGGCATCTACGTCAGGGACATCAAAACTGGCAAA GTGCGGGCGGTGGTGGGACAGAGCTACATGCTGACACAAGATGAAGAGTTGTGGGAGAAGGAGCTGCCGGCCAATGTGGAGACCCTCTTGGCTTCTGGGAAAGACCCTTTGGCTGACAGATCTGAGAGACAGGGTCAGGCACAAGAGGTGCAGCCAAGAGACAAGACTCGGGCAGTCACCTACCGGGTGCCCCATAACGCTGCCGTGCAGGTCTACGACTACCGGGAGAAGAAATCTCG AGTGGTGTTTGGGCCGGAGCTGGTGGTACTTGGTCCTGATGAACAGTTCACAGTTCTGAGCCTCTCCGGCTCCACCCCCAAGCGTGCCAATGTCATTAAAGCCATTTGCCTCCTCCTGGGGCCCGACTTCTGCACCGACATCATTAACATTGAGACGGCCGACCATGCGCGACTGCAGATCAAGCTCTCGTACAACTG GCACTTTGATATTAAGGACAGGAAGGACCCGGCTGAGGCCTCAAAGCTTTTCACTGTTCCTGATTTTGTGGGCGACGCCTGTAAAGCCATCGCTTCCCGAATCCGAGGTGCTGTGGCGTCGGTGCAGTTCGACGACTTCCACAAG AACTCCAATCGGATCATTTGCTCGGCCGTCTTTGGCTTTGATGAGGCCATGAAGATCCGCAACTCCTTCAGGTTCCCCCAGAACAACTTGATCATCACCAGCGTCGACATTCAGACTGTGGAGCCGGTGGATCAGCGCACGCGCGATGCTCTGCAGAAAAGTGTCCAACTTGCCATTGAAATAACCACCAACTCCCAGGAGGCAACTGCAAG GCATGAGGCGGAGAGGCTGGAGCAGGAAGCCAAGGGTCGCTTGGAGAGGCAGCGAATCACAGACCAGGCAGAGGCTGAGAAAGCGCGGAAGGAGCTGCTGGAACTGGAGGCGCTGAG TACCATAGTGGAAAGCACCGGTGCAGCCAAGGCGGAGGCGGAGTCTAAGGCAGAAGCTGCCAGAATCGAGGGCGAGGGGGCGGTGCTACAGGCCAAACTGCGCGCTGAAGCTTTGGCCATTGAGACG GATGCGGAGCTGCAGCGGTTGCGCCAGGCCCGGAGTGAGGAGTTGCGCTACTTGCAGGACAAGAACAAACTGGAGGTGCAGAAGACCCAGGAATTGGCCGAGATCGAAATCAAGAAGTTTCGGGAGATGGTCGAGTCGATTGGCTCAGGCACCCTGCGGGACATCGCCCTGGCTGGGCCGGAGCTGCAG GTGAAAATGCTGAGGGGTCTGGGCATCCAGTCCACACTAATCACCGATGGATCAACTCCCATAAACCTCTTCAGCACCGCCCACGGCCTTCTGGGACTGACCAGCAAACCTGCCCAGGAGAAGGAGTCCGATTAA
- the mvp.L gene encoding major vault protein isoform X1 has protein sequence MSEESIIRIPPYCYIHVLDQNSNISRVETGPKTYIRQDNERVLHHPQRMVMVPPRHYCVIQNPVQRDSEEKVLFDDVGQAKLSHGDKEIRLTQDPFPLYPGEELQLGITPLTVVLANTALHLKALLDLEDESGKYVAGDEWLFEGPGTYIPRKEVEVVQTIQATVIRHNQAIRLRARKECKDREERDRVTGEEWLVKKVGAYLPGVFEEVVDIVDAFVLTDKRALHIRATKTFRGDKGNLRRTGEEWLVTMEDTEAYIPNVYEEVVGVVDITTLNSRQYCVILDPVGEDGKPQLGQKRVVKGEKSFFLQPGESLEYGIQDVYILSEEEGLVLRALQVLEDKDEASGPRKKRRKEKEVPVSEGTEVERKPGDRWMIRGPIEYVPPVEVEVVVRREAIPLDENEGIYVRDIKTGKVRAVVGQSYMLTQDEELWEKELPANVETLLASGKDPLADRSERQGQAQEVQPRDKTRAVTYRVPHNAAVQVYDYREKKSRVVFGPELVVLGPDEQFTVLSLSGSTPKRANVIKAICLLLGPDFCTDIINIETADHARLQIKLSYNWHFDIKDRKDPAEASKLFTVPDFVGDACKAIASRIRGAVASVQFDDFHKNSNRIICSAVFGFDEAMKIRNSFRFPQNNLIITSVDIQTVEPVDQRTRDALQKSVQLAIEITTNSQEATARHEAERLEQEAKGRLERQRITDQAEAEKARKELLELEALSTIVESTGAAKAEAESKAEAARIEGEGAVLQAKLRAEALAIETDAELQRLRQARSEELRYLQDKNKLEVQKTQELAEIEIKKFREMVESIGSGTLRDIALAGPELQVKMLRGLGIQSTLITDGSTPINLFSTAHGLLGLTSKPAQEKESD, from the exons ATGAGTGAGGAATCCATTATCCGCATCCCTCCATACTGCTACATCCATGTCTTGGATCAGAACAGTAACATCTCCCGGGTGGAGACTGGGCCCAAGACCTACATCCGACAGGACAATGAGAG GGTCCTGCATCACCCCCAGCGCATGGTCATGGTGCCCCCTCGCCATTACTGTGTGATCCAGAATCCTGTGCAGAGGGACTCGGAGGAGAAAGTTCTGTTTGATGACGTAGGACAGGCCAAGCTCAGCCATGGAGACAAGGAGATCCGACTGACCCAGGACCCATTTCCCCTGTACCCTGGGGAGGAGCTGCAGCTG GGCATCACCCCCCTCACTGTGGTTCTTGCCAACACTGCCTTGCATCTAAAAGCGCTGCTGGACTTAGAAGATGAAAGTGGCAAATATGTGGCCGGGGACGAGTGGCTTTTTGAGGGACCAG GAACCTACATCCCCCGGAAGGAGGTTGAGGTGGTACAGACCATCCAGGCCACTGTCATCCGCCATAACCAAGCCATCCGCCTGCGAGCCCGTAAAGAGTGCAAGGACCGCGAGGAGCGGGACAGAGTCACAG GTGAGGAGTGGCTGGTTAAGAAGGTGGGTGCCTATCTCCCTGGAGTATTTGAGGAGGTGGTGGACATTGTTGATGCCTTTGTACTAACAGACAAG AGAGCTCTGCACATCCGAGCAACCAAAACCTTCCGCGGCGACAAGGGGAACCTCCGCCGAACAGGAGAGGAATGGCTGGTGACCATGGAAGACACGGAGGCCTATATCCCCAATGTGTACGAGGAGGTGGTGGGAGTCGTGGACATAACCACCCTGAACAGCAGGCAGTACTGCGTCATTCTGGATCCAGTGGGAGAAGATGGGAAACCTCAGCTGGGGCAGAAAAGGGTTGTCAAG GGCGAGAAGTCCTTCTTCCTTCAGCCTGGGGAGAGCTTGGAGTATGGGATCCAAGACGTCTATATCTTGTCGGAGGAGGAAGGCTTGGTTCTGAGGGCTCTGCAGGTGTTGGAAGACAAGGATGAG GCTTCTGGGCCCCGGAAGAAGCGGAGGAAAGAGAAGGAAGTGCCAGTGAGT GAGGGCACCGAGGTGGAGCGCAAGCCTGGAGACCGCTGGATGATCCGTGGCCCCATTGAGTACGTCCCCCCTGTGGAAGTAGAGGTGGTGGTGAGAAGGGAGGCCATTCCCCTGGATGAGAACGAAGGCATCTACGTCAGGGACATCAAAACTGGCAAA GTGCGGGCGGTGGTGGGACAGAGCTACATGCTGACACAAGATGAAGAGTTGTGGGAGAAGGAGCTGCCGGCCAATGTGGAGACCCTCTTGGCTTCTGGGAAAGACCCTTTGGCTGACAGATCTGAGAGACAGGGTCAGGCACAAGAGGTGCAGCCAAGAGACAAGACTCGGGCAGTCACCTACCGGGTGCCCCATAACGCTGCCGTGCAGGTCTACGACTACCGGGAGAAGAAATCTCG AGTGGTGTTTGGGCCGGAGCTGGTGGTACTTGGTCCTGATGAACAGTTCACAGTTCTGAGCCTCTCCGGCTCCACCCCCAAGCGTGCCAATGTCATTAAAGCCATTTGCCTCCTCCTGGGGCCCGACTTCTGCACCGACATCATTAACATTGAGACGGCCGACCATGCGCGACTGCAGATCAAGCTCTCGTACAACTG GCACTTTGATATTAAGGACAGGAAGGACCCGGCTGAGGCCTCAAAGCTTTTCACTGTTCCTGATTTTGTGGGCGACGCCTGTAAAGCCATCGCTTCCCGAATCCGAGGTGCTGTGGCGTCGGTGCAGTTCGACGACTTCCACAAG AACTCCAATCGGATCATTTGCTCGGCCGTCTTTGGCTTTGATGAGGCCATGAAGATCCGCAACTCCTTCAGGTTCCCCCAGAACAACTTGATCATCACCAGCGTCGACATTCAGACTGTGGAGCCGGTGGATCAGCGCACGCGCGATGCTCTGCAGAAAAGTGTCCAACTTGCCATTGAAATAACCACCAACTCCCAGGAGGCAACTGCAAG GCATGAGGCGGAGAGGCTGGAGCAGGAAGCCAAGGGTCGCTTGGAGAGGCAGCGAATCACAGACCAGGCAGAGGCTGAGAAAGCGCGGAAGGAGCTGCTGGAACTGGAGGCGCTGAG TACCATAGTGGAAAGCACCGGTGCAGCCAAGGCGGAGGCGGAGTCTAAGGCAGAAGCTGCCAGAATCGAGGGCGAGGGGGCGGTGCTACAGGCCAAACTGCGCGCTGAAGCTTTGGCCATTGAGACG GATGCGGAGCTGCAGCGGTTGCGCCAGGCCCGGAGTGAGGAGTTGCGCTACTTGCAGGACAAGAACAAACTGGAGGTGCAGAAGACCCAGGAATTGGCCGAGATCGAAATCAAGAAGTTTCGGGAGATGGTCGAGTCGATTGGCTCAGGCACCCTGCGGGACATCGCCCTGGCTGGGCCGGAGCTGCAG GTGAAAATGCTGAGGGGTCTGGGCATCCAGTCCACACTAATCACCGATGGATCAACTCCCATAAACCTCTTCAGCACCGCCCACGGCCTTCTGGGACTGACCAGCAAACCTGCCCAGGAGAAGGAGTCCGATTAA
- the mvp.L gene encoding major vault protein (The RefSeq protein has 2 substitutions compared to this genomic sequence) — MSEESIIRIPPYCYIHVLDQNSNISRVETGPKTYIRQDNERVLHHPQRMVMVPPRHYCVIQNPVQRDSEEKVLFDDVGQAKLSHGDKEIRLTQDPFPLYPGEELQLGITPLTVVLANTALHLKALLDLEDESGKYVAGDEWLFEGPGTYIPRKEVEVVQTIQATVIRHNQAIRLRARKECKDREEQDRVTGEEWLVKKVGAYLPGVFEEVVDIVDAFVLTDKRALHIRATKTFRGDKGNLRRTGEEWLVTMEDTEAYIPNVYEEVVGVVDITTLNSRQYCVILDPVGEDGKPQLGQKRVVKGEKSFFLQPGESLEYGIQDVYILSEEEGLVLRALQVLEDKDEEGTEVERKPGDRWMIRGPIEYAPPVEVEVVVRREAIPLDENEGIYVRDIKTGKVRAVVGQSYMLTQDEELWEKELPANVETLLASGKDPLADRSERQGQAQEVQPRDKTRAVTYRVPHNAAVQVYDYREKKSRVVFGPELVVLGPDEQFTVLSLSGSTPKRANVIKAICLLLGPDFCTDIINIETADHARLQIKLSYNWHFDIKDRKDPAEASKLFTVPDFVGDACKAIASRIRGAVASVQFDDFHKNSNRIICSAVFGFDEAMKIRNSFRFPQNNLIITSVDIQTVEPVDQRTRDALQKSVQLAIEITTNSQEATARHEAERLEQEAKGRLERQRITDQAEAEKARKELLELEALSTIVESTGAAKAEAESKAEAARIEGEGAVLQAKLRAEALAIETDAELQRLRQARSEELRYLQDKNKLEVQKTQELAEIEIKKFREMVESIGSGTLRDIALAGPELQVKMLRGLGIQSTLITDGSTPINLFSTAHGLLGLTSKPAQEKESD, encoded by the exons ATGAGTGAGGAATCCATTATCCGCATCCCTCCATACTGCTACATCCATGTCTTGGATCAGAACAGTAACATCTCCCGGGTGGAGACTGGGCCCAAGACCTACATCCGACAGGACAATGAGAG GGTCCTGCATCACCCCCAGCGCATGGTCATGGTGCCCCCTCGCCATTACTGTGTGATCCAGAATCCTGTGCAGAGGGACTCGGAGGAGAAAGTTCTGTTTGATGACGTAGGACAGGCCAAGCTCAGCCATGGAGACAAGGAGATCCGACTGACCCAGGACCCATTTCCCCTGTACCCTGGGGAGGAGCTGCAGCTG GGCATCACCCCCCTCACTGTGGTTCTTGCCAACACTGCCTTGCATCTAAAAGCGCTGCTGGACTTAGAAGATGAAAGTGGCAAATATGTGGCCGGGGACGAGTGGCTTTTTGAGGGACCAG GAACCTACATCCCCCGGAAGGAGGTTGAGGTGGTACAGACCATCCAGGCCACTGTCATCCGCCATAACCAAGCCATCCGCCTGCGAGCCCGTAAAGAGTGCAAGGACCGCGAGGAGCGGGACAGAGTCACAG GTGAGGAGTGGCTGGTTAAGAAGGTGGGTGCCTATCTCCCTGGAGTATTTGAGGAGGTGGTGGACATTGTTGATGCCTTTGTACTAACAGACAAG AGAGCTCTGCACATCCGAGCAACCAAAACCTTCCGCGGCGACAAGGGGAACCTCCGCCGAACAGGAGAGGAATGGCTGGTGACCATGGAAGACACGGAGGCCTATATCCCCAATGTGTACGAGGAGGTGGTGGGAGTCGTGGACATAACCACCCTGAACAGCAGGCAGTACTGCGTCATTCTGGATCCAGTGGGAGAAGATGGGAAACCTCAGCTGGGGCAGAAAAGGGTTGTCAAG GGCGAGAAGTCCTTCTTCCTTCAGCCTGGGGAGAGCTTGGAGTATGGGATCCAAGACGTCTATATCTTGTCGGAGGAGGAAGGCTTGGTTCTGAGGGCTCTGCAGGTGTTGGAAGACAAGGATGAG GAGGGCACCGAGGTGGAGCGCAAGCCTGGAGACCGCTGGATGATCCGTGGCCCCATTGAGTACGTCCCCCCTGTGGAAGTAGAGGTGGTGGTGAGAAGGGAGGCCATTCCCCTGGATGAGAACGAAGGCATCTACGTCAGGGACATCAAAACTGGCAAA GTGCGGGCGGTGGTGGGACAGAGCTACATGCTGACACAAGATGAAGAGTTGTGGGAGAAGGAGCTGCCGGCCAATGTGGAGACCCTCTTGGCTTCTGGGAAAGACCCTTTGGCTGACAGATCTGAGAGACAGGGTCAGGCACAAGAGGTGCAGCCAAGAGACAAGACTCGGGCAGTCACCTACCGGGTGCCCCATAACGCTGCCGTGCAGGTCTACGACTACCGGGAGAAGAAATCTCG AGTGGTGTTTGGGCCGGAGCTGGTGGTACTTGGTCCTGATGAACAGTTCACAGTTCTGAGCCTCTCCGGCTCCACCCCCAAGCGTGCCAATGTCATTAAAGCCATTTGCCTCCTCCTGGGGCCCGACTTCTGCACCGACATCATTAACATTGAGACGGCCGACCATGCGCGACTGCAGATCAAGCTCTCGTACAACTG GCACTTTGATATTAAGGACAGGAAGGACCCGGCTGAGGCCTCAAAGCTTTTCACTGTTCCTGATTTTGTGGGCGACGCCTGTAAAGCCATCGCTTCCCGAATCCGAGGTGCTGTGGCGTCGGTGCAGTTCGACGACTTCCACAAG AACTCCAATCGGATCATTTGCTCGGCCGTCTTTGGCTTTGATGAGGCCATGAAGATCCGCAACTCCTTCAGGTTCCCCCAGAACAACTTGATCATCACCAGCGTCGACATTCAGACTGTGGAGCCGGTGGATCAGCGCACGCGCGATGCTCTGCAGAAAAGTGTCCAACTTGCCATTGAAATAACCACCAACTCCCAGGAGGCAACTGCAAG GCATGAGGCGGAGAGGCTGGAGCAGGAAGCCAAGGGTCGCTTGGAGAGGCAGCGAATCACAGACCAGGCAGAGGCTGAGAAAGCGCGGAAGGAGCTGCTGGAACTGGAGGCGCTGAG TACCATAGTGGAAAGCACCGGTGCAGCCAAGGCGGAGGCGGAGTCTAAGGCAGAAGCTGCCAGAATCGAGGGCGAGGGGGCGGTGCTACAGGCCAAACTGCGCGCTGAAGCTTTGGCCATTGAGACG GATGCGGAGCTGCAGCGGTTGCGCCAGGCCCGGAGTGAGGAGTTGCGCTACTTGCAGGACAAGAACAAACTGGAGGTGCAGAAGACCCAGGAATTGGCCGAGATCGAAATCAAGAAGTTTCGGGAGATGGTCGAGTCGATTGGCTCAGGCACCCTGCGGGACATCGCCCTGGCTGGGCCGGAGCTGCAG GTGAAAATGCTGAGGGGTCTGGGCATCCAGTCCACACTAATCACCGATGGATCAACTCCCATAAACCTCTTCAGCACCGCCCACGGCCTTCTGGGACTGACCAGCAAACCTGCCCAGGAGAAGGAGTCCGATTAA
- the mvp.L gene encoding major vault protein isoform X3 codes for MSEESIIRIPPYCYIHVLDQNSNISRVETGPKTYIRQDNERVLHHPQRMVMVPPRHYCVIQNPVQRDSEEKVLFDDVGQAKLSHGDKEIRLTQDPFPLYPGEELQLGITPLTVVLANTALHLKALLDLEDESGKYVAGDEWLFEGPGTYIPRKEVEVVQTIQATVIRHNQAIRLRARKECKDREERDRVTGEEWLVKKVGAYLPGVFEEVVDIVDAFVLTDKRALHIRATKTFRGDKGNLRRTGEEWLVTMEDTEAYIPNVYEEVVGVVDITTLNSRQYCVILDPVGEDGKPQLGQKRVVKGEKSFFLQPGESLEYGIQDVYILSEEEGLVLRALQVLEDKDEEGTEVERKPGDRWMIRGPIEYVPPVEVEVVVRREAIPLDENEGIYVRDIKTGKVRAVVGQSYMLTQDEELWEKELPANVETLLASGKDPLADRSERQGQAQEVQPRDKTRAVTYRVPHNAAVQVYDYREKKSRVVFGPELVVLGPDEQFTVLSLSGSTPKRANVIKAICLLLGPDFCTDIINIETADHARLQIKLSYNWHFDIKDRKDPAEASKLFTVPDFVGDACKAIASRIRGAVASVQFDDFHKNSNRIICSAVFGFDEAMKIRNSFRFPQNNLIITSVDIQTVEPVDQRTRDALQKSVQLAIEITTNSQEATARHEAERLEQEAKGRLERQRITDQAEAEKARKELLELEALSTIVESTGAAKAEAESKAEAARIEGEGAVLQAKLRAEALAIETDAELQRLRQARSEELRYLQDKNKLEVQKTQELAEIEIKKFREMVESIGSGTLRDIALAGPELQVKMLRGLGIQSTLITDGSTPINLFSTAHGLLGLTSKPAQEKESD; via the exons ATGAGTGAGGAATCCATTATCCGCATCCCTCCATACTGCTACATCCATGTCTTGGATCAGAACAGTAACATCTCCCGGGTGGAGACTGGGCCCAAGACCTACATCCGACAGGACAATGAGAG GGTCCTGCATCACCCCCAGCGCATGGTCATGGTGCCCCCTCGCCATTACTGTGTGATCCAGAATCCTGTGCAGAGGGACTCGGAGGAGAAAGTTCTGTTTGATGACGTAGGACAGGCCAAGCTCAGCCATGGAGACAAGGAGATCCGACTGACCCAGGACCCATTTCCCCTGTACCCTGGGGAGGAGCTGCAGCTG GGCATCACCCCCCTCACTGTGGTTCTTGCCAACACTGCCTTGCATCTAAAAGCGCTGCTGGACTTAGAAGATGAAAGTGGCAAATATGTGGCCGGGGACGAGTGGCTTTTTGAGGGACCAG GAACCTACATCCCCCGGAAGGAGGTTGAGGTGGTACAGACCATCCAGGCCACTGTCATCCGCCATAACCAAGCCATCCGCCTGCGAGCCCGTAAAGAGTGCAAGGACCGCGAGGAGCGGGACAGAGTCACAG GTGAGGAGTGGCTGGTTAAGAAGGTGGGTGCCTATCTCCCTGGAGTATTTGAGGAGGTGGTGGACATTGTTGATGCCTTTGTACTAACAGACAAG AGAGCTCTGCACATCCGAGCAACCAAAACCTTCCGCGGCGACAAGGGGAACCTCCGCCGAACAGGAGAGGAATGGCTGGTGACCATGGAAGACACGGAGGCCTATATCCCCAATGTGTACGAGGAGGTGGTGGGAGTCGTGGACATAACCACCCTGAACAGCAGGCAGTACTGCGTCATTCTGGATCCAGTGGGAGAAGATGGGAAACCTCAGCTGGGGCAGAAAAGGGTTGTCAAG GGCGAGAAGTCCTTCTTCCTTCAGCCTGGGGAGAGCTTGGAGTATGGGATCCAAGACGTCTATATCTTGTCGGAGGAGGAAGGCTTGGTTCTGAGGGCTCTGCAGGTGTTGGAAGACAAGGATGAG GAGGGCACCGAGGTGGAGCGCAAGCCTGGAGACCGCTGGATGATCCGTGGCCCCATTGAGTACGTCCCCCCTGTGGAAGTAGAGGTGGTGGTGAGAAGGGAGGCCATTCCCCTGGATGAGAACGAAGGCATCTACGTCAGGGACATCAAAACTGGCAAA GTGCGGGCGGTGGTGGGACAGAGCTACATGCTGACACAAGATGAAGAGTTGTGGGAGAAGGAGCTGCCGGCCAATGTGGAGACCCTCTTGGCTTCTGGGAAAGACCCTTTGGCTGACAGATCTGAGAGACAGGGTCAGGCACAAGAGGTGCAGCCAAGAGACAAGACTCGGGCAGTCACCTACCGGGTGCCCCATAACGCTGCCGTGCAGGTCTACGACTACCGGGAGAAGAAATCTCG AGTGGTGTTTGGGCCGGAGCTGGTGGTACTTGGTCCTGATGAACAGTTCACAGTTCTGAGCCTCTCCGGCTCCACCCCCAAGCGTGCCAATGTCATTAAAGCCATTTGCCTCCTCCTGGGGCCCGACTTCTGCACCGACATCATTAACATTGAGACGGCCGACCATGCGCGACTGCAGATCAAGCTCTCGTACAACTG GCACTTTGATATTAAGGACAGGAAGGACCCGGCTGAGGCCTCAAAGCTTTTCACTGTTCCTGATTTTGTGGGCGACGCCTGTAAAGCCATCGCTTCCCGAATCCGAGGTGCTGTGGCGTCGGTGCAGTTCGACGACTTCCACAAG AACTCCAATCGGATCATTTGCTCGGCCGTCTTTGGCTTTGATGAGGCCATGAAGATCCGCAACTCCTTCAGGTTCCCCCAGAACAACTTGATCATCACCAGCGTCGACATTCAGACTGTGGAGCCGGTGGATCAGCGCACGCGCGATGCTCTGCAGAAAAGTGTCCAACTTGCCATTGAAATAACCACCAACTCCCAGGAGGCAACTGCAAG GCATGAGGCGGAGAGGCTGGAGCAGGAAGCCAAGGGTCGCTTGGAGAGGCAGCGAATCACAGACCAGGCAGAGGCTGAGAAAGCGCGGAAGGAGCTGCTGGAACTGGAGGCGCTGAG TACCATAGTGGAAAGCACCGGTGCAGCCAAGGCGGAGGCGGAGTCTAAGGCAGAAGCTGCCAGAATCGAGGGCGAGGGGGCGGTGCTACAGGCCAAACTGCGCGCTGAAGCTTTGGCCATTGAGACG GATGCGGAGCTGCAGCGGTTGCGCCAGGCCCGGAGTGAGGAGTTGCGCTACTTGCAGGACAAGAACAAACTGGAGGTGCAGAAGACCCAGGAATTGGCCGAGATCGAAATCAAGAAGTTTCGGGAGATGGTCGAGTCGATTGGCTCAGGCACCCTGCGGGACATCGCCCTGGCTGGGCCGGAGCTGCAG GTGAAAATGCTGAGGGGTCTGGGCATCCAGTCCACACTAATCACCGATGGATCAACTCCCATAAACCTCTTCAGCACCGCCCACGGCCTTCTGGGACTGACCAGCAAACCTGCCCAGGAGAAGGAGTCCGATTAA